The Methylomarinum sp. Ch1-1 genome contains the following window.
TACGGCGACCTGATCTGGCCGGGCAATGGCTTATGGGTGGTCGCCGCCGGCATGCTGATCGGCGCTTATTTCCTGCACTATGCCGATGAAAAATTACCGCATCTGCATTTTGACACCGCGCCGGATACTAGCCTGAATTCGATGCAGAAAATCTCCCTGTTTATTATCGCGATCACCATCCATAATTTTCCCGAAGGCATGTCGGTCGGGGTCAGTTTCGGAACCGGCGACATCAAAAACGGCATCGTGCTGGCGATCGCCATCGGCATGCAGAACATCCCCGAAGGCATGGCGGTCGCCTTGCCGCTGGTCGGACTGGGCTACAACAAATGGAAAGCGGTCGGCATCGCCACGCTGACCGGACTAGTCGAACCGGTAGGCGGACTGTTGGGAATCACGATGGTCTCGGTGTTCTCGCCGATACTGCCAATCGCGATGGGGTTTGCCGCCGGCGCGATGTTGTTCGTCATCAGCGAGGAAATCATCCCGGAAACCCATGCCAACGGCCGTTCCCGAATCGCCACCTTCGCCCTGATGATCGGCTTCATTATCATGATGGCCTTGGAAAGATTACTAGGCTAAAACCTTATCGCGATATCCAACTCTGCCTGTAGGAGCCCGGTGTAAAAGCGGGAGTCTGAAGCTACCGAACACTTACGCTTGACGCCCTCGTTCACGCCGTAGGCTGCTCCTACAGAATTATCGAATTCGATATGATGCCATTTCACAGCTTTTATTTACCTCCTACTCACAATCATGGGTAGCTGAGCAGGCCGGGGATTGTAACCCCGGCCTGAAGCTTTCAATCCTATGCCAAACTAAAAACCAAAACGTTCGGGGCGGGTTGATTAACCCGCCCCGCCCAGAGGGATGACGCGCTATTTAACCAATGTGCTGGTTCAGGTATTTTTGAATGAGGGAGCCCTGCGATATGATGCCATTTCACACCTTATTATTTAGACAAATATCTTATAATCAGCTGTTAACTTACAGTTTAGGATCAATAGTCGTTGTGCTCACTAGTCTAAGCTAATTGCTTTACAAGCAGATTCATTTTTTACCCGACCCAAATCATGGACATCTTACAAGATATTGTTAATTTTCTGGCCTCACAACATTTTGCCCAATTGTCGGCGACAACGCTGGCCAGCTTCACCCTGATAGCGGCCGCCGAAATCGGCGACAAAAGCCAATTGGTTTGTATGACCTTGGCCTCACGACACCGCGGTATGCCGGTCATCTGGGGCGCTATTGCCGCCTTTGTCTTGCTGAACACCTTGGCAGTCGTATTCGGCGCGGCGATCGCCAAATGGCTGCCGGAATATATCGTCGCCGCAACCGTCGCCCTGTTATTTGCCGCCTTTGGCCTTCATGCGCTATTTAATTACGAGGACGAGGATGACGATGAAGAAGTCGTCGAGAAAAGCGGACATAGCATATTCTTCACGACCTTTTTATTGATCACCGTCGCCGAGTTCGGCGATAAGACGCAGCTCGCCGTCGTCGCCTTCAGCAGTACCGCCAATCCCTACGCCGTCTGGATTGGCTCGACACTGGCGCTGATCTTTACGTCGGCGTTGGGCGTCTGGGCCGGGCGCACGATCTTGCAAAAACTGCCGCTGTCTCTGCTGCATAAGATCAGCGGCATTATCTTCCTGATTCTGGCCGGCATCGCCGCAGTTCGCGCCTATGACGGCGTCATCGAAGCGATGAACCAAGGCGCTCTGCCTGATTTGAGCCGCTTCATCGAAAAGCTTGGACTTTAGTAATCAAGGCATCGGACTTATAGACTATAGCGACCGTGACCTTGAATCGTCACGTGACCGCCGCAAAGAATAAATATCTTTTTGTTTGAATTCGCTTAGGCATCGGACTTAGACTATAGCTAAAGGCTATAGTCATTCATCAAAAACGAGAGGAATCCGGTGGCCGATCTCAAACAAACCGCGCTATACGACCTACACCGGGACCTGGATGCCAAAATGGTCTCGTTTGCCAATTACTCGATGCCGCTGCACTATGCCAACGGCATCATCGCCGAGCATCGGCATTGCCGCAGCCATGCCGGATTTTTCGACATTTCCCACATGGGCCAATGTTTAATCACCGTCGATGACGCGGCGACGGCATTGGAAAAACTGCTTCCATCCATAATCGGCACTCTGCCCAGCGGCAAACAACGCTACACGGTACTGACCAATCACGAAGGCGGCATCATCGACGACATCATCGTCAGTCGACTGGATCAAGATTACATGCTGGTGGTCAATGCCGGCTGTAAAGACAAAGACTATGCTCATCTGCAACAGCATCTAGGTCGGCAT
Protein-coding sequences here:
- a CDS encoding ZIP family metal transporter, with product MPVTPQIVIFGALYLLFGKIVVIGFLASILAGLATGVGALPALFFKEISLSLFNGMLGMAAGVMLAATAFSLLLPGIEYGDLIWPGNGLWVVAAGMLIGAYFLHYADEKLPHLHFDTAPDTSLNSMQKISLFIIAITIHNFPEGMSVGVSFGTGDIKNGIVLAIAIGMQNIPEGMAVALPLVGLGYNKWKAVGIATLTGLVEPVGGLLGITMVSVFSPILPIAMGFAAGAMLFVISEEIIPETHANGRSRIATFALMIGFIIMMALERLLG
- a CDS encoding TMEM165/GDT1 family protein yields the protein MDILQDIVNFLASQHFAQLSATTLASFTLIAAAEIGDKSQLVCMTLASRHRGMPVIWGAIAAFVLLNTLAVVFGAAIAKWLPEYIVAATVALLFAAFGLHALFNYEDEDDDEEVVEKSGHSIFFTTFLLITVAEFGDKTQLAVVAFSSTANPYAVWIGSTLALIFTSALGVWAGRTILQKLPLSLLHKISGIIFLILAGIAAVRAYDGVIEAMNQGALPDLSRFIEKLGL